Part of the Oryctolagus cuniculus chromosome 17 unlocalized genomic scaffold, mOryCun1.1 SUPER_17_unloc_2, whole genome shotgun sequence genome, ataaaaataaatctgtgacTATTAGACATATGAAGCTGTAGTTAGTGTCCATGGATTTAAGTTCCATAATTTATTTGTTATAATTCCagatatcaattcttttttttttttttgacaggcagagttagggtcttccttccattggttcaccccccaaatggccgctaaggccagcgcactgcgccagtccaaagccaggagccaggtgccccctcgtgggctcccatgtgggtgcagagcccaagcacttgggccatcctccactgccttcctgggccacagaagaaagctggactggaagaggagtaactgggacagaatcggcgccccaacagggactagaacctggggtgccagcgccacaggtggaggattagcctagtgagccgcggaacAGGCCCTGCATTTAGATTTTCAAGAGGCTTTGTTTTACATGTTTTACCCCAGTATTTAAGAGttgtgggaaggaagcagatcagACAATATAATgccctttttacagatgagaaactagCTCGTTACCCTGGACATAAGCTCTAGTATGTCAGTGGTAGGCTTAAGGCCTGAGCTGTCTGATTATGAAGAAAGGTTAGGATTTCTGAGGCAGTCTAAATAGTTGTTACACAAAAGGACTTCTGAACACTggaaaatttatgtatttcttaataACCTGTTACTAGCTAGTTTAAAAGAGCTTAATggcaacagaaaaataattttcatcttcTGAAGCAAATTTTACTAACAATTCTGTGGCTATTTTAATGTGACACTGTTACATTTTTCTAGGTTTTGTCTATcaatattaataagaaaatatacaCCAGCACTGTGCTTCTATGAATTCTACATTTAACTCAATTGCCAAATTCACAATTAAGGTTATTACATTACAAGAGCTACTGCTTACTgggtagaaaaatattaatttcacactTTAAATACTATAAAACTATTTGACAGCAGTGTTGGCCTGCCAATTGAATCCTTTCCTGTTTGAGCTGTAACAGCCCTATTGGCTGAAAAGCCCTAAAAGGGCATTAACAAACAGCTCTTAATTCaatcacatttgcattttaaccTTTCGTAGGTACTCTGAAAGAAGTCTTTAGTACTGTAAAAGATatatgggaaaaacaaaaaacaaattataagaAAGGTTAATTCTACATGTACATTTGTTCTGATTAGTGTACTGTAGGATAGGAGGGCAACAGATATCTGATATAAGCTCATTTACAAGAATTTGGGTTATTACATTTTCTGATACTCATTATTTCTGCAGATAATCACATATCacagtaatatttaaatattatcacattttaaaagcaCAAGTCCTAATTCTTTGCTATTCTAAGATTAGAATCCTCTAAGAAATTGGATCTTATACATTATCCTGTAATATTATATATCTCTGTATTTACTACCTACCTACAAGAATTAAAAGTCTCTTCAGAGTCAAAAGCAGAACTTGgttcttcttccatttttattgcaatctcctggaaaaaaattttaaaaacacactaaaATAATGGAGATTGCAAAGCAACGTTTCAGTTAAACAGCTGTGTTCTATGCAGTATATTAGCCAAAATAAAATGTCCCCTTGCCCCTTCCCTAAATTATTTTCTGTACTTCTTTTAGGAAAAATACTCATCTTGAAGCCACAAGCACTCCTAATTTGCATAATAATGCTATCAATGTAATTACTAAGAAGAATAAATGAAGTATAATACaggttttttccttaaaaatttatacatttataaaaattgaggaggcagaggtgaacagaaagcagatttggtagaataaaaatacttttactaaagaaacttaaaatgctAATCAATgccaatataatatataatatatattaagtataaatataagttctcaaaatacatatttcaaagttTAGTTATGAAACAATAGTTTCCCATGATTAAACAGATCATTcgttcttcaaaaaaattataaaactgacaGAAAATCCTAAAATGCATAAACCACTTAGTTACATGCTAGCATTTTCATAAAAGGGAGTTTTCTGTTGGTGAGCAAGGCTCCATGCTAACAGCTGGAACAGCCAAAGAAAAAACTCAGGAGAGAACAGACCCGGAAGGTTTTCCAGCTCCCATTTCTCCACCTGCTAGAAATGGAGGAGGCAGAGATGAACAGAAAGCAGATTTGGTAGGCGGTGGCCAGAAACAGATTTTAGGGCGGCAGGGGCGGCGTGGGGGCCGCGTCCACAAGCCAAGGGCAGCTGAGGGGCCGGGCGGGCCGAGCGCAgagccgcccgcgcccgcgcctccTGTCTGTCCTCTGGCAGCTTCCTGAGCCGCCGAGGCCGGCATCCTGCGCTGGGCTGGCGCCCTTCAGGTACAGGATCCCGCAGTCCTCGGCCACCAGGACTCCAGGCTGCCGACGACGGAGCTGCGCGGGGCAGCGGGTCGGGGTCAGGGCGGCCGCGCCCGGCCCGGCCAGGGCCTCCCCCGCGGGCCTCGGGGATCCGGGGGTCCCCGCTCGGGCGAGGCGCGGGGCtcggaggaggggcgggggctctggggagggggcgggggctccGGAGAGGGGGCCGCGggcgcaggggaggggcgggggactCCGAGGAGGAGGCcgcgggctgtggggaggggccggggctgtggggagggggccgcgggcgctggggaggagccgcgggctctggggaggggccgggggctctggggagggggccgtgTTGCAGCCCCTCGGGCCCCCGCAGGACGGGTCTGGCGATGGCTATGGTGACGGTGATGGTGTTCACGGtattggtggtgatgatgatgatggtgttgatggtgtTGGTGATGGACATGTGTGGTGGTGGCGGCTGCGGAGCCCCTGCGCCCAGGGAAGGCCCAGAGTGGGCCAGCAGGGGGAGCCTGGGCGAGCGAGggtccccgcccgccccgcctcccgcccACCCTGCCTGcaccgcccgccccgcccgcctgccccgccctgcccctcctggcccctccccgacccgcctcccgccccgcctcccgcccgccctgcccctcctggcccctctccgcgccccgcctcctgcccgccctgccctcctgcctccccgccccccgcccgccccgcctgccccgccctgcccgtcctggcccctccccgcccgctcACAGGAAGAGGTTCTCCAGGACTTAGTGGTAGTCCCGGCAGCTGctgtcctggaggaagctggcgGCATAGACGATGATTGCGTTGAGGCCCTCACTGTGGTAGCCTGTGAGGGCGGCCGTCGCTGGGCTCTGAACCACGCAGGCGCACGGAGGGTCTTCCGGGCCCAGCAGGGGGTCCGACCTCCAGGATGACCACGggtgcccggggggggggggtctcacctCCGTGGGTGATCACGGGTACCCAGGGAGGGGGGGTCTCACCTCCGTGGGTGACCACAGGTACCCGGGGGGGGGTCTGACCTCTGTGGGTACGGGGGGATCTCCCCTCCGTGGGTGACCACGTGGTAACCGGGGGCCAAACCTCCATGGGTGACCACGGGTACCAGGGTAGGGTCTCACCTCTGTGGGTGAGCAGTGGTACGGGCAGGGGGAATATCCCCTCCGTGGGTGACCACGTGGTAACAGGGTGGCCTAACCTCCATGGTTGACCACGTGGTAACGGGGGGGGGCCTCACCTCTGTGGGTGACCACCTTCATGTACAGCCAGATCATGTGCAGGTCGATGCGGTGCTCCTGCTCCCTGATGATGACCGTGTGCCACAGGCGCCCGTTGGCCGCACCGCTGTCCTCTGCCATGCCATCCCCAAACAGATCTGCGCTGTCCCCAGGCATGTTCTTGGCGGTGGCTACCGGGGTgtcacctggaagaagcacccctGGGGCTGGACGTGTCAGCCTCTCACGGCTGCCTTCATTCTCCCTACCTGGCTGCCTGTTCCCTTACAGGACCTGGCTcaagtgccacctcctccagaaAGCCGTCCGTGATTGCACCTCCCGTACACTTGACTCCTAACACTTCCTGGGTCTCTTCCCCTTTAACTGAAGCGAACAGCCAGAGGCCCAGGGGGTCACGGTGGGCTgctccctgtcccccacccctcagcAGAGCCACGTTTCTGATAGGGGGGGGGACTGGGGTCCACAGCTGTGCCATGGAAGACACAGTGCTGGGGCGGAagtcagacccagctcccttcctggtcactccccaggcctgcagtgctggggcggGAGCGCCAGTGGGGCCCAGGTCCCTGTGCATGCGCACCTTGGGAGCAgcggtgagggctcaagtgcaggggccctgcacctgcgtgggtgacccggatggagctccactctgccggctccagcctggcccagcgccggccttttgggaagtgacccagcttgctctctccctctctctagctctgactgcatttcaaataaatcagaagaaaagcaaaaaagaaaaaaatacaccttAGAGGTTTAcccaaatatttatgttttaattgctAACTTACAATATATCTGTCAAAAGTTCAGTGAtttaaaacatgagaaaacagaaatacCAAGAAGTATTCATGTCTCCTGCAATACTATCAAAcatctagaaaaaatatttacttaagaaacgggaatattcatcaaataaaagttagaaCAAATTCACACCTATCTGTTTAAATtgtatagaataaaaataaatttactgaagAAACTATAAAAACACTTATCAATGCCCCAATGTAAAATATATGTCCTTACTGATAGAGATTTAATagtctaatttttaaatacacatttcaaCATTTAGTTATGAAAACACTGTATACTACTAAATATATCATGTGTTCCTCCTAACAAATGACAAAGATCAGAGCCTGCGACGGGGAGGCCGCAGGGTGTCTGTCCGCAGACTGCGGGTGCAGGAGTCTCCGTGGGCTCCCTGCCAGGTAGCGGGGTGCCAGCGAACACCGGAACCCAGGAGCGCTAAGAGAAACATCCCACACCAGCCGTGGCACGGGCAGCCGGGGCTGAGGTGGCCTGAGGCAGAGCCTGCGGAGACGGGGCGCTGCCGGGGACCCTCAGCGGGGACTCTGCACCCCGACCAGAGACCCAGGGCTTCTCCCGCCTGCTGGACGCGGGTCTGAGAGCGCGTGACCCGCGGTGCCGCCCGCACCCGCTCCCTGGGGCTGCCCGGGAGCTGAGGGCCGGGCCCCTGACCACCGGTGTCCGGGTGAGCCCGCAGAACCCTGCAGTCTTGGGGGCGGGAATCTCCACGTTTCCAGAAACGCACACGGGGACGTGGGTGCCGACGGTGATCCTGACTGGCCCGCGCCCCGCGCTGCACTGTCCCCCAAGTCCCCTCCACCCCGAGACCTCAGCGTTTTCCAGAAGGCCACGCAGGTGGAGGCGGACACTGGAGCCACTGGGGCGCACCTGGAACAGCGGGCGCCGTGTGTGTAAGGACGGACAAGTGTACGTGGCCCTCAGTGACATCTGGAATGCTCCCTGGCTTCAGGGCTCGGCGAGATCGTGAAACACCCGACAGTCAGAACCGAAATGTCATTGTAGTTGTCACTGTCGCTGTGAGCTTCAGTGAGGCTTTGCCCCTGTGCTTCGCCGGGTTTGCAGGgtcgaggaggggaggggagaatcgTCATGAATTGATGAAGACGCTGACACTGGACGAAACAGACACGGACTTGGCTTCGCCTTCCTCCTTGTCCTCACGGGCACTGGGCAAGCAGGAACTCAGAAACAGCGTCTGTGCCAAGGGAATCCTGCTTCCTGTAAGGAGCCCTGGGATTCTCCATGTTTGAGAACACCGAGTATTAATctgcaggcacagggacccaTTACAGGGGAGGCCTTggcgccctctccccttcccatggccccctcccttccccacgccccaccccttccccatgGCCCCTTTCcttgccccacccctccccttccccatggCCCCCTCGCTTCCCCCACGGCCCCCCattcccacagccccctccctcttcctatgCCCCATCCCCTTCCCCCTTGCCCTTCTCACTTTCCCCCTGCCCCCTCACCTTCCCCACAGCCTTGTGGCAGGGGTTCTTTTCCTCCAAGACCCTTGTCCCTTGTCTTGCAGACTGAATCCACTTTTTACAttaaaatctcttcattttcttgcaaACACTCACGAAGCAGAACTGCAAGGGCATGGGTAAGGTTTCCCACCAGCAGCaccccctctcccagccctgagGAACCAGGAGCCGGATTTTGGATGTTGAGCATACAGGGCCTGGTATGCGAGAGAGATCCAAAGACTGGGCTTGTTGCCAGCCTTGATCCTGTCTGCACTTGCTGTCTTCATAACCTGTGGGTGCGAGTTAACTCACAAAAGATTTTTTATACAGGATctataaaaatattgatatttttctaaaaaaaataaatggaaccttGTGTTGGCCAAAAAATGTAGATTTCTGCAGACATGAGCGTTTATTGTTTAAAGGTTGCATGCCACTGTGAATAACAGAAAACTCCTACCATCTGCCTCCTATATCTACAAGGCACCTGCTTCTCATATGGAATTGTTCAGAAATGACTAGTTCAGGCGAAGTGCAGCTGGGAACAAGTTTCCATGTTTTCTGGTGCCATGCCTGTAAGTCAGGCACCCGGGGCCTCCAGACACCACACGGGAACAAGATCCTCACCACACAAGAGGTAGCTTCACTCACTGCACAGTGTCcacctcaaaaaagaaaagtttttaaattgctttaagatttatttatttacacaggggtggggtgggggagagagagagagaatcttgcatctgtcaggtcactccccaaatgcccacagcagccagggttgggccgagAGCTCTACCCGGGACTTGCACGTGGGAGACACGGGTGGCTCATCACCGCcagcttcctgggtgcattagcagggagctggagtggaaacagaggaactggggcttgaaccagaacCCTGCTATGGGCCGCTGCCATCAGACACTACAGCCTAGCCTACGGGGCCAGGACACGCACCCCAGGATTTTTTCAGCTGCTGTCTTGACAACTTGTTACAGCCACCCTTGTGAAGTAATAATTAACTGCTTGTCTCTTAAACgttctgagaaagcaccagaaactgGGATGGAGGCCTGCTTTAAGCACAGCTCACTGACAATGCCAAGGCCGTACCTGGGACCCTCCTAACAGTCCCTGAGGCATGAGAGCTATCGAGTGTGATGAGTGATCTGCGTGAAGGTGCCCCAGGTGTTCCTACATTAGCTGCGGCTGCAGGGATCCCCTTCCATGGAGTTCTCACGTGTTTATAAGGacaggaggctgagagagaggttttccctccgctgggtcattccccagagggctgcaatggcagtgccaatctgaagccagcagccaggagcttcctccaggtctcccatgcgggtgcaggggcccagggacttgggacaccttctgctgctttcccaggccacagcggagagctggatcggaagtggagcagccgggacatgaactggcacccatgtgggatgccagcactgcaggcggcggctttacccactgtgccacagccccagcccctgatgTTTTtccatagaaatatttttttcagaagtcTGAATGATAGCGGGGGTGGGTGCAGTCTTAAATGTGCAGTTACGCTTGCCCAATGGGATGTTGATTTTGCAAGAGGGAAGAAGCCCAAGGCATGTCATCTGAGCAGGCAGAAGCCCTCCTTAATCTTATTTTTCAGAATCTTTCCTGCAAGCTTTTCCCTTTTCTTGAGGGGAATCTCCCTGTGCTCTTTCCAAACTGCTATGAATGATTTAAGTGCTGAGCCTTGAGCCTACTGCCAAGCCTAGAGTACATCGGATCCAGATGCTGAGATAGCCCAGAATGGTCCAGCCTCTGTACCTCCCACACAGAACCACTAGAGGGCTATACTTGGGATGAGAAGGTGATGAACGAACCATGGGGAACCAAGCACCTCAGGCGATGCCTCTGAAAGCAAACATTAAGCTATTTGCACTGGGTTGAAAACTCCAGGGCAGGAGTCCCCAGGGCAGGAAGCCATACTGGGAGTCCACAGCCCGCACTGCCTAATGTCCTGCGTGGGGTGCATTGATCACTGATTGTTGTAaatcctgggctcccagcagtcccctgtgggtgctctggGATTGTAGTTGTGCGGTGGGTGCAGCCTGTGTGTGCTGGGTGAGGTGTTCAGCTCAGCTTCAAGCTCCTGGCCATAGTGGTGCTACACCAGGCATAACTCAGGCCAGGTAAGAAAGGGCTgataccaggggccagcactgtggcacagcgggtaaggccaccacctgccatatgggatacaggtttgagacctggttactccacttctgatccagctccctctatggcctgggcccctgcacccccatgggagacctggaagaagctcccggctcctggcttcagcttggtccagccccagctgttgtggccatctgggaaataacccagcagatgagagatttctctctctctctctgtaactctgcctttcaaataaatctgtttttaaaatcataggaaataaaatcactttcatggcaaagagaaaaaaatgaacatcaGAATCTGGTTTTAGACTGAAAATTCCTACAATGTAACTTCCAAATATCAGGATACATTCATTCTTGTAATATTTAAAGCTTAATAATTTAATGATTTATCCAATTTTATCTTATGATTTTAATCCACTCTGAACAACTCAGCGTGCCACTGGAGATTCCCACAGTGGTCCTGGTGAAGTCAAATAGTAATTACAGAACTTTCAGTGTAAAgatgagattatttttaattattgagtAGAGTACTTACGTCTCCATACTTATATAATTATGCTACTCATTAAATGGTTACTGAAAGCTGAAGTGTAATTTTAGTGATAGCTACCTATTTTTCTGTACACATTTTACAGTTGACAGATTAGTCAAGAATGTTTCTCTTCAAGATCTTTACAGCTGTGCCAAAGTACTCAGGAGGATGGAAAATGGACTGTGTCCACTTAATAAACCTTTAACTCATTTTGCAAGGTACActttcaggttttctttcttcttcctcttttgttttcTCCTCAAAAAAAGGGTCAAAAAGATTCCTAGGATGGATTACAGCATGAGTAAATGGTGACTAAAAAAgctaaatatttatgatttaatCCAGCTGTgtatttgttgttgatttcttgaAAACTTAGGCAAGGTAcacttcactttattttttaaaaattagcagtaTTATAATAAACCAGAAAGAACTAAAGTTTGCCTTTGTCTCTCTAAACAGAAATTTCCAACAACATATTCACACACTGCAGCCATTTCCTGTGAAATATTCCATAACCAGCACAGAATAAGTGCtatggtatatattttaaatatgagccTTCTGTATCCTTAAAATTAAGGATTATGATTATTTACATCTCACCATTTCTTCTTAAAGCTTCTGTTTATCAAATCAAATATAAAATCCTTCAAATAATTGAAACttgatctttaaaagaagaatttttatcttgctaagaaattataaaattgcAAAGGTCTTTTCTGGTTTATAACtgctacaaaatgaaaatatcagatTAAATTTAACTTTCAAGGTACACGAGatggcaataaggaaaaaaaagcagttttttttttcaaaaacatactaAATAAGGAGTATAATTTCACTAACcatattaaaaaagatttcagaGTCTGCTATATGGGAAAAAGGCAATAAAGTTTTGGAGTAGGAAAAACTGCTTTGTTTCCTCAATCCTCTGGTTGAAATTAATTATAggaaatgtttatgaaaacaTCCGTGCCTCCCAGttataaattcttaattttagtaTGGATGATTCCAGacttttattttggaaagaaacTGTTGGAGTATTGAAAGGTTTACAAAAGAACAGACAGAACTTGTAATTCTGGAAAATTGTACATACAATGGGCTACATCCTGTAGAGTTTTCATTTGTGTGAAACATTTGGAGGGGATTAATACTGGTAACCAGGAGAaatcaaagagagacagaaagctccatATTTCATCTAAGCTGTTACATGATAAAAACGTATGTTAGAGAAAGCAGGACAAATGCCATGTTGAATACTTATGACCAAGAAGTGACCTACCCCCACCCAtgcagttaagaaaaaaattctatgttGCATGTACCCTGTGAAATGTCCTATTGCCTAACCACATCCTAGCTGAAAGACAGCCAGTTCCTCTGTAACCTTGCCAATTCCAAGAAATGTCATTAGCTCATGCAAACATAGTTGAAAACCCCTACTTATTACACCAGAAAATTGTAACCgaaccctgccacctacattgtGATTTTGCCCCATATAAGTCTTGCTAGACAGGGAACCAGCAACACAGTGTGGCTCCCAAGTCTGTACTGTGTCCCTGGCTGGTCAGTCTGCAACTCATCAATAAAGTTCTACCCAAATTCAGTCTCTGAGTGGTACTCTCCCCATTCCCCATAACACATTTGGTGACACAAGAGAATACCAACTAATAATTACAAACAAAGGCTGCTTTACCTCTGAATCTAATTTCTaggtaagcaaaataaaataagtaatgatTTTATCAAGGATTTAAATAAACGTAATGATAATACATTCACCAGAACATATGTGTAGTGTTgcccaaaaataacaat contains:
- the LOC138842971 gene encoding caytaxin-like; the protein is MQEYNYTGDTPVATAKNMPGDSADLFGDGMAEDSGAANGRLWHTVIIREQEHRIDLHMIWLYMKVVTHRGYHSEGLNAIIVYAASFLQDSSCRDYH